One Arthrobacter sp. StoSoilB20 DNA segment encodes these proteins:
- a CDS encoding biotin/lipoyl-containing protein yields MAEISFPLPDLGEGLIEATVLEWLVEPGQQVERNQAIVELETTKSAVELPSPQAGKVVRIHGAPGETINVGEPLIVFEVPDDTAGIVGTVPKDEAPKRRVRLSAVLDED; encoded by the coding sequence GTGGCTGAAATTTCGTTCCCCCTCCCCGATCTCGGCGAGGGACTCATCGAAGCAACTGTGCTGGAGTGGCTGGTTGAACCCGGTCAGCAGGTGGAACGCAACCAAGCGATCGTGGAGCTTGAGACCACCAAATCGGCCGTCGAGTTGCCCAGCCCCCAGGCAGGTAAAGTGGTGCGTATTCACGGGGCGCCCGGTGAGACCATCAATGTGGGCGAGCCGCTGATCGTGTTCGAGGTTCCGGACGACACCGCCGGGATCGTGGGCACTGTTCCGAAGGACGAAGCACCCAAGCGCCGGGTCCGCCTGAGCGCCGTACTCGATGAGGACTGA
- a CDS encoding alpha/beta fold hydrolase produces the protein MTGRHTVEQHRHTVEGTDPGLFVAVHESATDAGLRPVLLIHGFSSSSKLNWEDSGWITALQDAGRQVITVDLPGHGRSHSPEDLDSYTPSRIRADLLQIVTDAGARPLREGDPSTGLDVIGYSLGSRLAWEFGATQPDLVHRIVLGGPSSADPLAAFDLAAAQRHLSDGTPVEDASTAGLLRMAQMLPSNNLFAMLSLIEAVKGEPFDPAEAAPHMPLLLVAGEKDERAATMPELAAIAGKRGGLVETLVIPGRTHTNVITSRAFKEAAIAFLGV, from the coding sequence ATGACCGGCAGGCACACCGTGGAACAACACCGGCACACCGTGGAGGGCACCGACCCCGGCCTGTTCGTGGCCGTGCATGAATCCGCCACTGACGCCGGCTTGCGCCCTGTCCTGCTGATCCATGGCTTCTCCTCTTCCAGCAAGCTGAACTGGGAGGACAGCGGCTGGATCACTGCCCTCCAGGACGCGGGCCGCCAGGTGATCACCGTCGACCTGCCCGGCCACGGCCGGAGCCATTCCCCGGAGGATCTGGACTCATATACGCCCAGCCGCATTCGCGCGGACCTTCTGCAGATAGTGACCGACGCCGGTGCCCGGCCCCTGCGCGAGGGTGATCCGTCCACGGGGCTGGACGTCATTGGCTACTCTCTGGGTTCACGGCTGGCCTGGGAATTTGGCGCCACCCAGCCGGACTTGGTCCACCGGATCGTCCTCGGTGGCCCAAGCTCAGCGGATCCTCTGGCTGCCTTCGACCTCGCGGCCGCCCAGCGGCACCTCTCCGACGGCACGCCTGTGGAGGACGCATCCACCGCAGGGCTGCTGAGGATGGCGCAAATGCTTCCCAGCAACAACCTGTTCGCCATGTTGTCCCTCATCGAAGCCGTCAAGGGAGAACCTTTCGATCCCGCCGAAGCAGCCCCGCATATGCCCCTGTTGTTGGTGGCCGGCGAAAAGGACGAACGGGCAGCCACCATGCCGGAGCTCGCGGCCATTGCCGGTAAGCGGGGCGGACTGGTGGAAACCCTGGTGATCCCCGGGCGGACCCACACCAACGTCATCACCAGCCGTGCGTTCAAGGAAGCCGCCATCGCGTTCCTTGGCGTCTGA
- a CDS encoding MarR family transcriptional regulator encodes MNKPIGYWIKRLDAALEAQLDSILARIKLSRRQWQTLSVLSEGAMLPDQLEETLRPLWGNDIRMRERELAALVGRGMITMIDDRLVLSDRGREKFHEAQRFVEAAREDLSMGIGIDEYAMALSVLERMSLNAERLAR; translated from the coding sequence GTGAACAAGCCCATCGGATATTGGATCAAGAGGCTCGACGCCGCGTTGGAGGCCCAGCTGGACAGCATCCTGGCCCGGATCAAGCTCAGCCGGCGTCAGTGGCAAACCCTCAGCGTTCTGTCCGAGGGGGCGATGCTTCCGGACCAGCTGGAGGAAACCTTGCGTCCTTTATGGGGGAACGATATCCGGATGCGGGAGAGGGAGCTCGCGGCGTTGGTTGGCCGGGGCATGATCACCATGATTGATGACCGGCTGGTCCTTAGTGACCGTGGTCGGGAGAAGTTCCATGAAGCCCAGCGGTTTGTTGAAGCCGCCCGAGAGGACCTGTCCATGGGCATCGGGATCGACGAGTACGCCATGGCGTTGAGCGTGCTGGAGCGCATGAGCCTTAACGCGGAGCGGCTGGCCCGCTGA
- a CDS encoding phosphoribosyltransferase family protein, protein MGMRFKDRAEAGRRLAEALPQLREQPDTIVLGLARGGVPVAAAAANALYLPYGAILVRKLGIPGRDETAFGALAWSQGDVLRIVNRPLKELILAHGISQSALDAVEAHERSELLRRAQAYPGTGHDLRGKTVVLADDGLATGATMRAAVEAVRSAGARTVIAAVPVASLEASTSLARVCDFVMALHTPGKFHAVGAFYEHFGQLTDADVVSRLEGAGAGRRP, encoded by the coding sequence ATGGGCATGCGTTTCAAGGACCGTGCGGAAGCCGGTCGACGCCTGGCTGAAGCCCTCCCCCAACTCCGGGAGCAGCCGGACACCATAGTGCTGGGCCTGGCCCGCGGTGGCGTTCCCGTGGCCGCTGCGGCAGCAAACGCGTTGTACCTGCCCTACGGTGCCATCCTGGTACGCAAGCTTGGCATCCCCGGCCGCGACGAGACCGCCTTCGGCGCCCTGGCGTGGTCACAAGGGGATGTTCTCCGGATCGTCAACAGGCCACTGAAGGAACTTATCCTCGCCCACGGAATCTCCCAGTCCGCGCTGGATGCGGTGGAGGCACACGAACGGTCCGAGCTGCTCCGGCGTGCGCAGGCCTATCCTGGCACCGGGCACGATCTTCGCGGAAAGACGGTGGTGCTGGCCGACGACGGACTGGCCACCGGGGCCACCATGCGGGCGGCCGTGGAAGCTGTTCGTTCAGCCGGGGCACGCACGGTCATTGCCGCCGTGCCTGTCGCCTCATTGGAAGCCTCGACGTCGCTGGCCCGGGTCTGCGACTTTGTCATGGCATTGCACACACCCGGAAAGTTCCATGCTGTTGGCGCCTTCTACGAACACTTCGGGCAGTTGACCGACGCCGACGTCGTCAGCCGGCTGGAAGGTGCCGGGGCCGGCCGGCGCCCCTAG
- a CDS encoding MFS transporter, which translates to MTATSTVDSQSGPSSKREERRVLAGTLVGTTIEWYDFFIFAQLTATLLAPLFLSPLEKSNPGVAQLLSFATIGISFLFRPLGAFVAGHLGDRMGRKAVLVMTLVMMGAATALIGLLPTYATIGVWAPVLLITLRVVQGFSAGGEWGGAALMAVEHAPVKKRGLFGAYPQIGVPIGMILATGLLFILQTAMSKEEFASWGWRVPFLLSVVLIVVGYLIRRAVGESPVFKEIAQRKAESKAPLGELFRKNKKEVVLAALIFIANNAAGYLLIAFFISYATRTLKMPTPQVLLATTVASFGWLIFTMVGGWLSDKIGRVKTFLIGYGLVFAWMIPMFVLIDSKDIVLYGTALFVLTIGLGLSYGPMSAMYAEMFPAQVRYSGISIGYALGAILGGAFAPLIAQALLDSTKWSGSVGLYIMGLCIISAVGVILAKETRGRPLGYSVHH; encoded by the coding sequence ATGACCGCAACTTCCACTGTCGACTCCCAGTCAGGACCCAGCAGTAAGCGCGAAGAGCGCCGGGTACTGGCCGGGACGCTGGTAGGCACCACCATTGAGTGGTACGACTTCTTCATCTTCGCCCAACTCACGGCAACACTGCTGGCACCGCTGTTCCTCTCTCCCTTGGAGAAGTCCAACCCCGGAGTCGCCCAGCTCTTGTCGTTCGCCACGATCGGCATCAGCTTCCTGTTCCGTCCCCTCGGGGCATTCGTCGCCGGACACCTCGGCGACAGGATGGGCCGTAAAGCCGTCCTGGTCATGACATTGGTCATGATGGGTGCAGCCACCGCCCTGATCGGCTTGCTGCCCACCTACGCCACCATCGGCGTCTGGGCTCCGGTGCTGCTGATCACGCTCCGCGTGGTCCAGGGCTTCTCCGCAGGCGGTGAGTGGGGCGGTGCCGCCCTCATGGCCGTGGAGCACGCACCGGTCAAAAAGCGCGGACTCTTCGGCGCCTACCCGCAGATCGGTGTGCCCATCGGCATGATCCTGGCCACCGGCCTGCTGTTCATCCTTCAGACGGCCATGTCCAAGGAAGAATTCGCCTCATGGGGATGGCGTGTGCCGTTCCTGCTGTCCGTAGTCCTGATCGTGGTGGGCTACCTCATCCGCCGCGCCGTCGGTGAGAGCCCGGTCTTCAAGGAGATTGCCCAGCGCAAGGCTGAAAGCAAGGCGCCCTTGGGTGAGCTCTTCCGGAAGAACAAGAAGGAAGTTGTTCTCGCCGCTTTGATCTTCATTGCCAACAACGCCGCCGGGTACCTGCTGATTGCCTTCTTCATCTCCTACGCCACACGTACGCTGAAGATGCCCACCCCGCAGGTTCTGCTCGCCACCACCGTTGCCTCGTTCGGCTGGCTCATCTTCACCATGGTGGGTGGCTGGTTGTCGGACAAGATCGGACGCGTCAAGACCTTCCTGATCGGCTATGGATTGGTTTTCGCCTGGATGATTCCAATGTTCGTGTTGATCGATTCCAAGGACATCGTGCTCTACGGAACCGCCCTGTTCGTCCTGACGATCGGCCTGGGTCTGTCCTACGGTCCAATGTCCGCCATGTACGCCGAGATGTTCCCTGCGCAGGTCCGCTACTCCGGCATCTCCATCGGGTACGCCCTGGGTGCCATCCTGGGCGGTGCCTTCGCACCCCTGATCGCCCAGGCTCTCCTGGACTCCACCAAGTGGTCCGGTTCGGTGGGCTTGTACATCATGGGGCTGTGCATCATCTCCGCCGTGGGCGTGATCCTCGCCAAGGAAACCCGCGGCCGGCCGCTGGGCTACAGCGTCCACCACTAA
- a CDS encoding IclR family transcriptional regulator, translating into MVRMNPRSDVHPPTEAAAQAPPSQTLSRGIRALEILAAADHPLTIAELTEALGVHRSVAYRILRTLEDHSLLVRDDSGRVQPGPGLAVLASGVSRNLQTAALPELTQLANTLHMTAFVAVWDHQECVTLVTVEPRHAGAALAQHPGSRHPVSTGAPGIAIQSTMTEERWQQMGAGNPYRPEAHQARRLGYATSHDEVIAGLSSIAAPIRVPGGRPAAIAVVYIRLDQDPDAVGQALAASAARIESQLA; encoded by the coding sequence ATGGTTCGCATGAATCCCCGCAGCGATGTCCACCCTCCAACGGAAGCGGCGGCACAAGCACCGCCGTCGCAAACCTTGTCACGGGGAATCCGCGCCTTGGAGATCCTCGCGGCCGCCGACCATCCACTGACCATTGCCGAGCTCACCGAAGCGCTCGGGGTGCACCGCTCCGTGGCCTACCGGATTCTCCGGACCCTGGAGGACCATTCCCTCCTGGTGCGCGATGACTCCGGGCGGGTACAACCCGGGCCCGGGCTGGCAGTCCTTGCCAGTGGCGTCTCCCGGAACCTGCAAACCGCCGCACTGCCGGAACTGACCCAACTCGCCAACACCTTGCACATGACGGCCTTCGTGGCCGTCTGGGACCATCAAGAGTGCGTCACCCTGGTCACCGTTGAACCGCGGCACGCCGGCGCTGCGCTGGCCCAGCACCCCGGAAGCCGCCACCCGGTCAGTACCGGCGCTCCCGGAATCGCCATTCAATCCACCATGACCGAAGAACGCTGGCAGCAGATGGGCGCCGGAAACCCCTACCGCCCCGAAGCCCATCAGGCGCGCCGCCTGGGCTACGCCACCAGCCACGACGAAGTCATCGCCGGACTGTCCTCCATTGCCGCCCCCATCAGGGTCCCCGGCGGACGGCCCGCCGCGATCGCCGTCGTCTATATCCGCCTGGACCAAGACCCTGACGCCGTTGGCCAAGCACTGGCGGCCAGTGCGGCACGCATTGAGAGCCAGCTGGCTTGA
- a CDS encoding MoaF C-terminal domain-containing protein → MSLNLLDTSNWLPLDGLAPGFDANKAPTVQDLAGKQFSLSNDGGPMTFSFDDEEVQWAAAGQSGTAPYEAFLVAEELYYVQWQSTQDPGLAVSLVLDLLHGRALYIGAALGRATASSVAVQHDFRPGTLDGHHPTGAEISESNALIGRRVEWVYSESHAYEHIYLSPTWYTWQCLAGPERGLADTDSNTVFQIRPGIFVFTWREKVIPCGSVTIADHRDPHAIRSHGSLFGWDEAGIAPVHFTFGAHGRLISISRHSPGLNPAMGI, encoded by the coding sequence ATGAGCCTGAATCTCCTAGACACCTCCAACTGGCTGCCGTTGGACGGCCTGGCCCCCGGCTTCGACGCCAACAAGGCGCCCACCGTGCAGGACCTGGCAGGAAAGCAGTTCTCCCTCAGCAATGACGGCGGCCCCATGACGTTCAGCTTCGATGACGAAGAAGTTCAGTGGGCTGCGGCCGGCCAGTCAGGAACCGCACCCTATGAGGCCTTCCTGGTGGCCGAGGAACTGTACTACGTCCAATGGCAGAGCACCCAGGATCCCGGACTCGCCGTTTCCCTGGTCCTGGACCTGCTGCACGGCAGGGCGCTGTACATTGGTGCCGCACTGGGCAGGGCAACAGCGTCGAGTGTGGCCGTCCAGCACGATTTCCGCCCCGGGACGCTCGATGGCCACCATCCCACGGGGGCCGAAATTTCAGAAAGCAACGCACTCATTGGGCGGCGCGTTGAATGGGTCTACAGCGAATCCCACGCCTATGAGCACATCTATCTCAGCCCCACCTGGTACACCTGGCAATGCCTGGCAGGTCCCGAGCGCGGATTGGCGGACACGGACTCCAATACCGTCTTTCAGATCCGCCCCGGAATCTTCGTCTTCACGTGGCGCGAGAAAGTCATACCGTGCGGATCGGTGACCATTGCGGACCACCGTGATCCCCATGCCATCCGGTCCCACGGCAGTCTCTTCGGTTGGGACGAGGCGGGCATCGCGCCGGTGCACTTCACTTTCGGCGCTCACGGCCGGCTGATCAGCATCAGCCGGCACAGCCCCGGGCTCAACCCGGCGATGGGAATCTAG
- a CDS encoding APC family permease — MSVDNPVKGKAAGAVGTRRRLGVPAVTFMIIAASAPLTVLAGGVTTTFAVTGVTGVPLSFLILGAILALFAVGYAAMSRYVTNAGAFYAYIAQGISRPAGVGASLIALMAYNLMQVGIYGLFGFTVSSLLSARLGISVPWWIPVLVCIAIVGWLGVNRVDLSAKVLGVLVALEFLVVIAYDVISLAVAPEGISAATFSPESLFVPGVGAVLSFGIAAFMGFESAAIYGEEAKDPKRTVARATFSAVGIIAVFYAISAWAMTVGAGPSAVIEAATTNGPDMIFAFLGTHGGVLLSDIAQILFVTSLFAALVSFHNAVARYFFSLGRERVLPSALAKVRAASGAPFAGSLAQTVIAVVVTIAFAIAGSGSEMGELYPVLTMFTWLTNSGAMGLVLLMAVVSVAVIGFFRRQQHGASLWVRVIAPGLGFVLLAIVFVLIMANFNVLLGQTESTAASFVLPMLVLLPGVVGLIWGLRLRRSQPALYARIGHGSED; from the coding sequence ATGAGCGTGGACAACCCCGTCAAAGGCAAGGCCGCTGGAGCCGTAGGCACCAGGAGGCGTCTGGGCGTACCGGCAGTAACCTTCATGATTATCGCGGCCTCGGCACCGCTGACCGTGCTCGCGGGTGGAGTAACCACCACCTTCGCCGTTACCGGGGTCACCGGTGTCCCACTGTCCTTCCTGATCCTGGGCGCAATCCTGGCTTTGTTCGCTGTCGGTTACGCCGCAATGAGCCGCTACGTCACCAACGCCGGGGCGTTCTACGCCTACATTGCCCAAGGCATTTCCAGGCCGGCCGGTGTGGGGGCATCACTGATTGCCCTCATGGCCTACAACCTCATGCAAGTGGGCATCTACGGCTTGTTCGGCTTCACCGTCTCATCGCTGTTGTCCGCGCGGCTTGGTATCAGCGTGCCGTGGTGGATTCCTGTGCTGGTGTGCATCGCAATCGTCGGATGGCTGGGAGTGAACAGGGTGGATCTGTCCGCCAAGGTGCTGGGCGTCCTGGTCGCCCTGGAGTTCCTGGTGGTCATTGCCTACGACGTCATCAGCCTCGCAGTAGCGCCCGAAGGCATCAGCGCAGCAACCTTCAGCCCCGAAAGCCTGTTCGTTCCCGGGGTTGGAGCAGTCCTCTCCTTCGGTATTGCCGCCTTCATGGGTTTCGAATCCGCGGCCATCTACGGTGAAGAGGCCAAGGACCCCAAACGCACCGTGGCCCGGGCAACGTTCTCGGCCGTTGGCATCATCGCTGTCTTCTACGCAATCTCCGCTTGGGCCATGACCGTAGGCGCCGGCCCCTCCGCTGTGATTGAGGCGGCCACCACCAATGGGCCTGACATGATCTTCGCCTTCCTGGGCACCCATGGCGGCGTCCTGCTCAGCGACATTGCCCAGATCCTCTTTGTCACCAGCCTCTTCGCCGCACTCGTCAGCTTCCACAACGCCGTAGCCCGCTACTTCTTCTCCCTTGGACGAGAGCGTGTCCTGCCGTCGGCGCTGGCCAAGGTGCGGGCCGCCAGCGGGGCACCCTTTGCCGGTTCGCTGGCACAGACGGTCATTGCCGTCGTCGTAACCATTGCCTTTGCCATTGCCGGCTCCGGCTCGGAAATGGGCGAGCTGTATCCCGTCCTGACCATGTTTACCTGGCTCACCAACAGTGGTGCCATGGGGCTTGTGCTGTTGATGGCCGTGGTCTCTGTGGCAGTGATCGGATTCTTCCGCCGCCAGCAGCACGGGGCAAGCCTGTGGGTCAGGGTGATCGCTCCCGGCCTGGGGTTCGTGCTCCTGGCGATCGTCTTTGTGCTCATCATGGCCAACTTCAACGTCCTGCTGGGGCAAACCGAGTCAACGGCCGCCTCGTTTGTCCTGCCGATGCTGGTGCTGCTGCCCGGAGTTGTTGGACTCATCTGGGGCCTGCGTCTCCGGCGCTCGCAGCCTGCACTGTACGCCCGGATCGGCCATGGTTCCGAAGACTGA
- a CDS encoding helix-turn-helix domain-containing protein, whose product MTVAADTGPATVETIVAESFQEWSKAISTSFVPLLATGPVSSSFQAASFHGTMRARVLGQISVVEITAGPHTVQRTPELIAKSAGRFFKLSIQLAGSGRLVQDEREAVLLPGDLSIYDTSRPYQLTFDDDFRTLVLMFPHVLLDLPAEAMGHVTALRIPGDEGLGELISPFLVKLADNLEALSGTNGLRLVHNALDLVTTLFNGELDQLIETGRDPHLLLLGRIHDYIEANLGDPELSPGTIAAAHYISTRHLHDLFQEIGTTVASSIRQRRLERCRRDLRDPVLADRAVTAIAARWGFTDAAHFSRIFRAAFGNSPTGYRSEPR is encoded by the coding sequence ATGACCGTCGCGGCTGATACGGGCCCCGCAACCGTGGAAACCATCGTGGCGGAGTCGTTCCAGGAGTGGAGCAAGGCGATCTCCACCTCCTTTGTGCCACTGCTGGCAACGGGTCCGGTCAGTTCCTCGTTCCAGGCAGCGTCCTTCCACGGAACAATGCGGGCACGCGTGCTGGGACAAATCTCCGTAGTGGAAATTACCGCCGGTCCCCACACTGTCCAGCGCACACCGGAACTGATTGCCAAGTCAGCAGGACGCTTCTTCAAACTCAGCATCCAATTGGCGGGATCGGGCCGCCTGGTTCAGGACGAACGCGAGGCCGTGCTGCTCCCCGGCGATCTCTCCATCTACGACACCTCCCGCCCGTACCAACTAACGTTCGACGACGACTTCCGCACTTTGGTGCTCATGTTCCCGCACGTCCTGCTGGACTTGCCCGCTGAAGCGATGGGACATGTGACGGCCTTGCGCATTCCGGGCGATGAGGGCCTGGGCGAACTCATCAGCCCCTTCCTGGTCAAGCTGGCCGATAACCTCGAAGCCCTCTCCGGCACCAACGGGCTCCGGTTGGTCCACAACGCCCTGGACCTGGTCACCACGCTTTTCAACGGTGAACTCGATCAACTGATCGAGACAGGGAGGGATCCGCACCTGCTGCTGTTGGGCCGAATCCATGACTACATCGAGGCCAACCTCGGTGACCCCGAGCTCTCCCCCGGGACCATTGCCGCTGCCCATTACATTTCCACGCGGCATCTGCACGACCTCTTCCAGGAAATCGGGACCACGGTGGCGTCCTCCATCCGGCAACGGCGACTGGAACGTTGCCGGCGGGACCTCAGGGATCCGGTGCTGGCGGATCGAGCTGTCACGGCAATCGCGGCGCGGTGGGGCTTCACCGATGCCGCCCATTTCAGCCGCATCTTCCGCGCAGCTTTCGGGAATTCCCCCACCGGATACCGCAGCGAACCCCGGTAG
- a CDS encoding MFS transporter has product MEKSSVASQPLPSATSRPSRLPGRFARLPELAGPGFLPLGLFARLPLAMLTVGTLTLVTAVSQSYAIGGMAAGAVGIGSALGAPVLGSLADRAGQRIVLLVAAVINALAVAGLLAAAYLTPAYGSAGDAAVVLVAAFMAGASCPQVGPMARVRWMALTTRNLSPSATSGSKSVASNRADLDTALSYEGTADEVTFVLGPALVGVLASMVAPWLPLALAAVMTITLVPAFAVHPSQHAVVPAPRKPAPGVVPSGDGAAQTGPQRRNRWAGAVVAVPVLAMVCMGTFFGATQNALSAYSAQYATAEIAGLLYAVMGLSSAVAALSVAFWPQRFSLASRWVAAALAMSALSFLLLLPAGIWPMVFVLLILGIPVGPVMVTVFSIGGVVAPAGRMATVMTALASGIVAGTALGAYLAGQLAQTQGPGAAFVVSMAAAAGLLVLGVLTSLVMKSRPQA; this is encoded by the coding sequence ATGGAAAAATCTTCAGTGGCCTCCCAGCCCCTCCCTTCTGCGACCTCACGCCCATCACGCCTGCCTGGCCGTTTCGCGCGGCTTCCCGAGTTGGCAGGACCTGGTTTCCTGCCCTTGGGCCTCTTCGCCCGGCTTCCCCTGGCCATGCTCACCGTCGGAACCCTGACACTGGTCACCGCCGTCAGCCAGTCCTACGCCATTGGCGGCATGGCTGCCGGGGCTGTTGGCATCGGTTCTGCCCTTGGCGCGCCGGTCCTTGGTTCCCTGGCTGATCGCGCAGGTCAGCGGATAGTGCTTCTCGTGGCCGCGGTCATCAACGCATTGGCTGTTGCCGGATTGCTTGCCGCGGCGTACCTCACCCCGGCCTACGGTTCGGCAGGTGATGCCGCAGTCGTCCTGGTGGCGGCTTTCATGGCCGGTGCGAGCTGCCCGCAGGTTGGTCCGATGGCAAGGGTCCGCTGGATGGCACTGACCACCCGCAACCTTTCCCCCTCGGCCACCAGTGGAAGCAAGAGCGTGGCATCAAACCGTGCCGATCTGGATACCGCGTTGTCCTATGAGGGCACCGCTGACGAAGTGACGTTCGTCCTCGGACCTGCGTTGGTGGGTGTCCTGGCCAGCATGGTGGCGCCGTGGCTGCCACTGGCCCTGGCAGCGGTCATGACCATCACATTGGTGCCGGCTTTCGCCGTCCACCCCAGCCAGCATGCAGTGGTTCCCGCACCCCGCAAGCCGGCGCCCGGCGTCGTGCCTTCCGGTGATGGGGCTGCGCAAACGGGTCCGCAGCGGCGCAACCGTTGGGCTGGAGCAGTAGTGGCCGTTCCGGTCCTTGCCATGGTGTGCATGGGTACCTTTTTCGGGGCGACCCAAAACGCGCTGAGCGCCTATTCAGCGCAGTACGCAACGGCCGAGATCGCAGGTCTTTTGTATGCCGTGATGGGTCTGAGTTCCGCTGTGGCGGCTCTGTCCGTAGCCTTTTGGCCGCAACGGTTCAGCTTGGCCTCCCGTTGGGTCGCGGCTGCACTTGCGATGTCAGCATTGTCGTTCCTGCTCCTGTTGCCCGCCGGTATCTGGCCAATGGTCTTTGTCTTGCTGATCCTGGGTATTCCCGTGGGCCCGGTGATGGTCACCGTGTTCAGCATCGGCGGAGTGGTGGCGCCGGCGGGTCGCATGGCCACAGTCATGACGGCCCTGGCAAGTGGAATCGTTGCAGGTACCGCGTTAGGTGCCTACCTGGCGGGGCAATTGGCCCAGACACAGGGGCCCGGTGCGGCCTTCGTGGTTTCGATGGCAGCCGCGGCGGGCCTTCTGGTGCTCGGCGTCCTGACATCCTTGGTGATGAAAAGCAGGCCTCAGGCGTAA